From Triticum aestivum cultivar Chinese Spring chromosome 7B, IWGSC CS RefSeq v2.1, whole genome shotgun sequence:
aaggataaggtaataatgagtaatctaaatcttttgcaaatttgcctttagttgaaatttacatgccctaagatttgtcattacttgttttttgcagaagcttgaacctctgaagattcggtatcacggggtctctggtcctgccatgccttacgacgagcggtacacaccgtacatcaagcagaCGGGACTACTTCcgccgaatctgaacgctccactggtgtccgctcttgttgatcgatggaggccggagacgcatagtttccatcttcggactggggagatgaccgtgacgctcgaggatgtctcgttgatcaccggtcttgctatcaACGGAAGgcctctctgtatgagcaccgattctgatgggtggcacgagcagatgattgctcttatcggtatggctcctaccgaggctgaggctgatgtagaggagggaaaagagaagaagaagagagaaaggaaagcagccggagctgctttcacgtggattcaaaataactttgcgacgtgccctccggatgccactgatgatgtTTGGGTggggtgggtgtgtgtgtggtgggggtgggaggggagagagggtggggccagcccaagtggaacacagactgtgcagcgcccaagAGCTAGGTGCTGCACATTACAGGTGTGGCGCCTAAGTCTtaggcgctgcagtgctgtctgtggggccgtaactggaccagggctgccacgctggcaggatgtgcgacgcctaagggaagggcgctgcacagtagggtgcggttcccagctgtcgggcgccacaccaaaaggtcagcagagtgaaattttttcgtgaccaggttagtttgtgatttgatttctgccTCAGATTAAATATGTCATTTCTGCCTCTTGGGGACGATGTTCTTGAACTCCGCCGACAAAAACAGGCGATAATATGGCGCGTCATCACATGCCCCGAACCCCACAGATGAATCGCCTACGCCAGCTCTCGTTCCACGACGATACTCCGAAACGGTCTGCCACATTACACATGCAGTAATCTATCTCCGCTGAGAGAGAAATCTACAGACGAGGAGGCGTCGACATTTACGGAGCACGAGGCGGACGTTGCGCATGCAGCTGGCGGCCATGGATGGACCTGGTCCGCGCGCGGCGGGGGACTGATGGAGCTGATCGATCGGGCGAGAGGCTGTGTATTAAACCTGTATCCTCCGTCACGTACCACCAGTCcgtccgtccatccatccatccatcatccCTCTCCTTCCCCTGGGGTCCAGCAGGAGACGTCCACATCTCGTCGGCCCGTCACATAAAATATTACTCTCCTCCTACCACCACCCTTCTTAGTGCTGGTACATTGTGGCAGAGGGAGGGGCATGGACATGGGCCGCGTGGAGAAGTGACGGTTGGAATGGACGGATggatggacgcatgcatgcaaaaGCGGGGCAGGGAATCATGCCGCGCCAGGGAAACGGCCGGGTGGACTTTTAGCACATCGGGTTACGGAACACCACCGCTTCCGTTACATGCATGCATGTACACGCACAGGCAGGCTGCTGTAGCTCGCTCGATCTTCCCGTCTTTTATTAGCCGTCTGGCCTTGCCACTTGGCCAGTTGCAAGGGTATCATATTTCATCTACGTCGATGCATTCGTCGACGCTGCTCAAATTCAACAACATATGCACAAGCTTTACTTCGGTTTCCATGCATGTACGTGCTGCGATTTTCCTATTGGTTTTATGTGTATAGCGCTCGGTTTTCAAGATAATGGAAAAGAAGCTCTCTGAATCCACCAAATGTGCATTGTGTTTGTGGTAAGTATGTGGTGCACGTTCATATGGTGACGGCGTCACCACTTACCATATTCGACATACTACCTTTTTTCACACACTGCAACAGATGCTCTTGGTCGTCTAACCCGATCGCTCTACCACCAAGCTATTGAAGAAGAATAGACTTAAGGAAGCCGACTCCAGTTCTTTTGACTAACTAACCACGGTGCATGATATTTGATGTGTGGTGGTAAGAGCATCTCTAACCATTCCCTATATTTAACTCGATCCCGGAGGTCTTATAACTGCTAAAAATGAGGAGTAAAAAAAAATACTCACCTAATCCTCACCTCAAACTTAACGCCATGGGGGAGACTGGCGGTTGAGGAAGCAAAGAGAGTGACATGAGAGAGAAATTTTGTTTGGCTTCTCAAATTTGAGCAGTGTGGGGTAGTTCTCCTCAAATTATTGAGAAGTTAAGCGTTTTGAGCGAAGAGTTAGATAGGGTCTAACTCCTAAAAACCAATCTTTTGACTAGGATTTTAGGTGATGTGTTAAAGACTCCCTAAGCGAAGGTTTAAGTAGAACACTACAATTCTTTTGATACAAAGTTTCAcaatttgcttatttacttttaaAATTTGACGGTTTTATGATGGAAGCATATGAGCTCAGGACCAAACTAACACTTTCCATGCAGGAGATGACAAACAAATATAAGGTGTTTTTATACTAAAAATGTTTTTTAAGTGGTTGTGGCTCGACCAAACATGGCAGCTGCTGGAAATGTGGGAGTGGTATTTTTTAGCACGTAAACATACGGCACTGTGTCTTGCTCTGCCACGACATGTGTGCACCATGAGATtggaaccggatcctctaacataGAGAAGAAGGAAAGTCACAGTGATGCGGTGCTAATCTAGTAGAAAATAACGAAGAAAAGTAAGGGACTGTTAACAAGTTGTTTACTGGTGGTAtttattgtagatataaataatttaaaattaGTTTTATTTTACCATCAATTTATTTGTATGTAATTACAATAAATGTACATAGTAGATCTATAGTTTGCAGATTAATTTAAGTTCCTTTAGACTTAATCATATGGATTGAAAGACGGCAAGTTAGAGCTCTGTAGCTTCTCTAACTTTCCTTTTGTCTGTTAGATGATGATCCAATTCCCGTGCGATTGGCCGACCGTGCTCACCCTTGGTGACGACTGACGACATGAGCTGATGAGGGGAATGATCAACGAATCAACCAAGTACCCCATTTCAAAATAATAAATAAATCAACCAAGTCCATGCGGACCCCAATAATCTGAAATTGTAAATATGCTTACCCGATTTATTGATGAAGTTTTCAGTATTAATTATCAATATGTGCATGTTATATCTGCCTATGAGATGTGACTTATGAACTTTTTATGTGTGCTTAGTGTATCAATTTGAACATTCGCTCATTATTTATGTATAATATAATTTTTAGCTCAGAGGACGTACATATTTCTCGTATAAGCATGTGATATATGCCCTTTTTTATATGAGTCCGATTAGTTACCGACTTACTGTACCATGTCTTAATCCAACACAATCTCGTATTTGAATCCGTATTCACAACGCCTGCGCCCCACTTCTGAATCCGTAAAAAATATGGAATAGAATATGGTATGTGCATCAGCTAATAGAAATCCGAGCAGATTTCTCCTCTAGCTAAGTATTAGTTTTTTGGGCGTTAAGAACTTTTTAGAGCATGAACTATGTGAAGATTCACTGGCAGTACCAAGCGAGGCATCATCACAGTGTATTTTTTTGCAGTGTACTAGAGAAATACAATTTAGAAATTAATAAAAAAAGgttaaaaaattctgaaactttttgGGGAAAATATATTCTAGCATTACACTCGGGTGAAAAGTTTCGCGAAGAAATGATTTTCATTGTATTCTGGGTGAAGGAGAACAAAATCGACACTATAAAAAATATACTATGCCCGCTTTTTTGTACTCATAATTTCGTATTTTTTGGCCTAAATCGACGGAAGCCATTTCTTCGCGAATTTTTTTATACGAGTATAACACTAGATCATGTTTGTTTCCAAAAAGTTTCAAAAATTTGCAAAAAAATCAACTTAGGTGTATTGGGACACGAGACGGGGGGTATTTTCGTTGCTATATTCCCTATTTTCTGTACCAAATGACTAATAATTCACAGGGTTGAATCAAGATACTACTATCCATTATTGTTTTTCAGAGTATAAAGCTTGGTGGATTTGAGTCTAGGTACTGTACTATTCTATCATTGTTTTTCCAGAGTTTGAAGCTTGGTACCAAAACTACCATTGTACTCCTATCATTGTTCTTTTAGACTTTGAAGGTTGGTACCTGTCCTAGACGTGGTACCCATGCTAGACAATATTATCCTGGTACCACCCCATTCCATGCAATTGTTAAACCGATTTAGTATCGGTAAGAGCAAGTTACATTGTTTCTCCAATGAAATAGTGGCGTGGACAAGAAAATGCCAAGCATATGCTACTGCATCACTCACACGTGATAATTTAGATACACATACATTGATGATTTCAACTAATTAGTACTAGTCTGATACAGTAGAATCGGTACATATCTCAATCGACTGACCGATAGTCTGATACAACATACGACTAACAATACATAAATTAAGCATATATGGTCTAATACAACAACATACGATCGACTAGCTAATAATCTATAAACTAGGTAACATAGCTAGTGATCCAGTACTTTGCTCGTGAAGTCGTGTGCCCTGCTATTGCAGTAGTAACACGCGACGATCAGAGAGCATAAATAATCGAAACTTACTGCAGCATAATGATCGAGATATAGCTACTTAGCATCTAAGCATATTGATAAGCAAGCTAGAATGAGAGAGCATAATGAGCACACGATGAAGGGCATGCATGCATACTGGTCTAGAAGCCCCAGCCGTAGGCGCCGTCAAGCTGGCCAGGGCCCACGGCCATCTGCGGCGGCGCGCGGCTGCCCTCCAGCTTAATGTCGTAGCCGGAGGGCGGCCAGTGCTGGAAGGTCCCTCCGCCCATGCCGAGCGGGGAGACGCCGGACTGCAGGCCGCCGGGGAGGAACATCGGCAGACTGAGGTTGTCCGCCGCCTGTACCAGGCGGGAGCCCTGGAAGAAGGCCAACGGCTGCTCGACTGCGAGCGTAACCGGTTCGTACTGCCCGATGCCGAGGAGGGTGGCATCCATGTGGGCGGTGGAGAAGCAGGGCACGAGCTCGCGGCAGTTGCCCGCCGCGTTGTTGTTGGCGGTGGCGCCGTAGGAGCTGCTCTCGCCGTCAGCGGCGGCGTGCGCCGCGGCCAACAGCGAGCTGGTATCCGGGAGCTGCTGGCGCGGCGCGGACGATGCGgaggcgccgcccccgccgccgatgGAGACGGAGGTGGAGTCGGAGAAGCACGACGTGTCGCCGGCGCTGCTGAGTCCGTAGCGAGCCTTGCGCGAGGGGGGCACCGCGCCGGGCTTCACGAAGATCTTGGCGATCACCCACTCATCCTGGATATATACACCAACGTGTGAGCAAAAAATGCTGAATATCACACCGTTGACGACGACGTTGGATGCTACGAGCCTACGAGTTCTACATTAGTATTACTAGTACTTTTTTATTCTGAAAAGGGGACATCGTTCAAAAGTTAAGTGTTTATCTAAGCCAACATTTTCCAATCTCCATGTGTCCATTTATGACTGCAGAAGAAAAACAACATTCCCCATTTTCATTGCCTAGATCAAATCTCACCACCTAGATTTTTACATGTTGCGAAAACCGAAAAACATCAAAACAAAAGCTATGAATCAAGTTAAGCCAGACATCCTCATCTCTGCGTAAAAAAAGAAGGTAAAAGAGAGAACTATCTGATGCATGATCAAGAGAATGCAGtaaagcacccaaacatggcatgcATTTACGCATCTGTAGAAATATAGTAAGCTGTGCATGCGCGGGCAGTCACCGGCCAAGAAAAGATTCGTATCCCTCTGCAGCAAATCTTTCACTGCACTTAAGCCCCTCGCTTACCATATCCACGCAATGCAATCTGCATTGCAACAGGCGCACGTACGTACAGAGCCTGCTGCTCCAGCAGCTCTACTCTACTCGTCACTAGCTTAGCTTATCCTTCTAGCTCGTAGCCATGACTTCACACGCGAAACGTAAGCTCACACCACAAGTATAGCAATCTGCCCTAAACCCCCCGTGACTTTACACCATTGCATCATCGCCGCAGAGAAGAAACAGTAAAAATCAGGCGGCAGAGAAGATGAAAACGCAGATCAATGGAGTAGTAAGGAAGACTAGTGAGGTGATTAAGGATGGGATGCAGCTGACCCTTGTGGTGTTGTTGGGCAGGAAGTGGTAGGCGTAGACGCCCTCGAGGCGGAACTCGTGCATGACCCACTGGGTCTTCTGGCCCTTGGGGGCGCGGCCCCGGTAGAAGACGAGCGTCTTCTTCATGCCGACGAGCGCGCCGTTGCGGGCGCTGCGGATCTCGCGGTCCTTGCCGGTGGCCTTCCAGTAGCCGGCGCCCGTGGCGCGGTTGGTGCGCAGGCCCGTGGGGTACTTGCGGTCGCGGAGGCTGTAGAAATACCACTCCTTCTCCGCCGTGGTCTTGCAGGCCTTGTCCGGCAGCTCCCACGGCTCGCACTTGTTGAGGTCGATCTCGGCGATGGCGCGGGCACCGGAGAAGCCGCAGTCCACCACCTTGCGGAGGAGGTAGTAGGTGATGAGCTCCTCGTCCGTCGGGTGGAAGCGGAACCCTGGCGGcagctcgccgcccccgccgtccagCCGCATGCCCAGAGAGCCGTACCGCTCCATCCCGCAAGCAAGCAAGCGTGCTCGCCGCCCCTCGCACTGACCTGCAAGCAAGCGTGCGCGCACCATTAATGCCGGAAGGTGCAGAACGGACGGACCCAGCTGAACTGGGCGATCGAGCCGCACAAGGGCCAAGGGAATGGGATGGAATGGAAGGATCAGCACCAGTGGGAGCGCTTGTTACCTGTGGCGAGAGAGGTGATCGAAGAGCGGGTGGTGGTGGGGAGCGGCTGTCTCGCTGGTAGAGGAGGCGCGCCCTTGTTTTATAGTGCCTGATGGCCGCGTGGTTGGGGAGGTGGGTGAGGAGGAGTAAATGCGGGATTCGACGAATCGGGGAGGGTGTCAGAGGCAGAGGCTGCCTTGGCCTAGGCGGGGCCCGGCCATGGGGGAGGGCTTGCTTCGTCGTGGGAGAAGTGGTGGTGCTGTGCTGCATGGTGCACTGTGGGACTGATGGAGCTGAAGCTGAGATCAGATGAGACGACGAGATGAGATGATCAGGCACAGAGAGATGCAGCCGCAGCTGCTCCATCGATTGCTTCCAGCAATCCATCATATGCTCACGCGTCTCCCTCTGTCTCTCGGAGCTGCGCACGCGCCGTGCTCTCCTACTTGGCATGAGGCGGATACCTTTGGTTGGGGTCGGGATTTTATGCGGCACGAGCAACGGAGCAAGGCTAACTGAACAGAGTGGAATGAAAATCGTGGTTGGAAAGGTTGCTATAGCAGAAGCCACTGTaatcaatattttatatatatcGGAATAACTAGTTTTAGGTAAAAAGTGTAGTTGTTTTAGGCCGAAGCCGTGGACTGAACTCAAGAGGCAAGACAAGGTTTTGCGCTGCTCAAACTGTTGCAGCTTTTCTGGTTTCTGATCCTTTTATTCAGAGAACGAAACAACCATGCAGCGAGACTCGCTCAGACTACCagatcgtgccatcccacgaccTCGAGCGCACTCGCCACTCCTACTATGTCGCCGCAGATCGCACAGAACGCGTCTTGCGGCATTAGCTAACTAACAGGCGAATCCAAAGCTAACTGAAATAACTGAACCTAGCTACGGCTGCCTCTCCAGCGTTATTCTCTGAACCTGACGAAACTGACAGAAAGAAAATAGCAGGGTGCGGCAGGATTAGGCTAACAATTCACCCCATTAAGCCTGCCACACCAATCTTCGCTCGCATCTCCACGAACTTGATCTTCCCCGGCGCCTTGGTGAGGATATCTGTGAGCTGTTCATCAGTGACAACGTGATCAACGTCGAGTTTGTTCTCTTCTAAACACTGACGAATGAAGTGATACTTGATGTCGATGTGTTTGCCCCGATCATGATGCACTGGGTTCTTGCTCAGGGCGATCGCGGATTTGTTGTCGATGTATAGCTGAAACTTCTCGACCAGCCACCCTGTCAGCTCAGCCAGGAGGCGACTGAGCCACACCCCCTGGCACgttgccgccgccgcggccacgtACTCCGCCTCACAGGACGAAGTTGCCACCACCTTCTGCTTCTGCGAGGGCCATGTGACTGTGCTGCCACCGAGGAAGAACACCACGCCAGATGTGCTCTTGTGGTCGTCCACGTCGCCGCCGTGATCACTGTCGCTGAAGTCGGCGAGTGATGGAGCGCCGGAGCCCTTCTTGTAGCTGCACCCATAGTGCAAAGTGCCGCGGATGTACCTGAGGATCTGCTTCACTGCGGTCCAATGGCGTGTGCTGGGCGCTTCCATATAACGCCTAGTCACTCCGACGGCCAGAGCGATCTCAGGGCGTGTGTTGACGAGGTAGCGCAGGGATCCTATGATGCTGCGGTATTCAGTTGCGTCCGCCGGCGGTGATCCATCCTCCTTGCTCAGCTTGAGCCTCACCTCCATGGGAGTTTGGCTCGGGTTGCACCCGACCATGCCGGCGCGTTCAAGCACCTTCTCGGCATAGCCTCGCTGGCAGAGAGTGATCCCGCCATGCTCCTGCTTCACCTCAATCCCGAGATAGTATGATAACAGCCCGAGGTCACTCATCTTGAACAGGTGCTGCATCTCGGCCTTGAACGCAGCGATGTCGTCGCCGTCTGTCCCCGTAATGACCAGATCATCAATGTAGACGCCCACCAGCAGGAATGAGGTCTCGCTGCCGCGCCTGTACACGACATGCTCCAGGGGACTGCGTTCAAAACCAACCTCACAGAGTGATGCGTCGAGCTTTGCGTACCATGCCCGTGGCGTCTGTCGCAGCCCATACAACGCCTTGCTGGGCTTAAGGATGCCGTGCGGGTTGTCGTTGTTGATGAACCCCTCTAGCTGGTGGACGAAGACCTCCTCAACGAGATCACCATTCAGGAAGGCCGACCTGACGTCCATGTGGTGGACTGACCAGCCGGCGTGCGCGGCGAGCGCGATCAGCACGCGCACCGTCTCCATCCGCGCCACCGGTGCAAATACCTCATCGAAGTCCACCCCCGTGCGCTGGGCGTACCCCTTAACGATGAGCCTGACCTTGTGCTTCACCACGTTCCCGTCGGTGTCCTTCTTCAACTTGAAGACCCACTTTAGCTCGATCGCTCGCGACCCAGTGGGGAGCGCCGCAGGCGTCCACGTGTTGTTGTCGGCgatggccttcatctcctcctccattGCTGCCCTCCACTCAGGGGAGGACAGCGCCTCCTCGACGTACACCGGCTCATCCGCCATGGCGAGGCACAGCATATCGAGCTCGTTGTCGTCGAACGCTGGATCGGGCGCCTCTGGTGGAGTGGACACGGGCTTGGTGGTGTTGTACACATTCGCCAGGCGCCTGTACCTCTGGACCGCGTCCGCGTCCACAGCAGCGTCTAGGGCGCTGTCGTGCGTGTGAGGAGTGCGCCGGTCTCCTATCGGCGAGGGCGTGGCGATCGTTTGGCGTCGCGGCCGCCGGCGATGAGTGCCCGAGGTTGTCAGGCGATCCTGAGTGCCCGCCCGTGTCGCCGGCGTCGACCAGCTGCTCTCCTGTCACAGTGTTGTACTTCACTGAGAAGGACGGCGACAGTGGCTCGCCACCTCTTGCAGAACCGGCGTCAACCGTCCATGGCTATGTGCGTCGTTCCTCGAACACCAGGTCACGGGTGATGTGCACTCGCTTTGCCGCCGGGTCGTACACCCGATAGGCCTTCGAGCCCTCCTTGTACCCGATGAACACGGTGAGCACGGAGCGATCAAAGAGCTTAGTCACTCCGGGTCGCGTCTTCTTCATGTGAGCCACGCAGCCAAACGTGCGCAGGTGTTCGACCGTGGGGCTTCAGTTGTTCCAGGCCTCGTACGGCGTCACACCATTGAGGCTCCTGGTGGGAGCTCGGTTGAGGATGTAGACGGCGCACTTGACCGCCTCGCCCCAGAACTTGGCCGGCATGCCCATGCCTTTCAGCATGCACCGGGCCATTTCAACCACCGTCTGATTGTGGAGCTCGACGACGCCGTTCTGCTGCAGTGTGTAGGGCGCGGTGGTGTGGTGCGCGATACCGTTCTTCTCACAATGGGCCTTGAACTCACCGGAATTGAACTCGCCCCCTCTGTCCGAGCGGAACGCGCGCATGCGACAGCTCTGCTTCGCCTCCGCGAGTGCCTGGATCTTCTTGAAGCAGGAAAACGCCTCGTCCTTGGACCTGAGGACCTCAAGCCACATGTATCTGCTATAATCATCAACTACTAACAAGAAGTACTGATTACCGCCTGCTGTAGCTGGTTTTATCGGGCCGCAGAGGTCGGTATGAACGAGATCCAGGGCGCGCTCGGATCGGTGTGGGCTGGCGCGCGGGAACGCCAGGCGATGCTGCTTCCCGAGCGTGCAGCCGTCGTAGATCTCGTCGACGTGATCAACCTGCGGCATCCCCCGTACCATGCCTTTCGTGGACATGGCCTTCACCGCCCGGAAGAGTAGGTGCCCGAGCCGTGCGTGCCACAGCCATGCTAGCTCGTCCACCTTGGCCACCAAGCAGACTGGCATGGCCAGGTCCAGTCGCAGCACGTACAGCCGGTTCGCCGTGCGTTTGACGCGGACGAGGAGCTGCCGCTGCTGATCGTACACGCATAGGTGTCTGTCCTTGATCACGAACCTGCAACCCTTCTTGTCGAGCTGCCCGAGGGAGATTATGTTGGCCCGCAGCTTGGGGATGTAGTACACGTTTGCGAGCACGTGCTGATTGCCGTTCGCGCACCGAAACATGACGTTCCCCTTGCCACTGATCGTGACGAGGGAGCCGTCCCCGAAGTGCATGGAGCTGTGCACGGTGTCGTCGAGGCTGGTGAACGCGTCACGCGCCCCGGTCATATGGCTGCTGGCCCCGGTATCTAGGTACCACGCACCGCGCGCTCCAGTGGTGACCGGAACCACCCGCTCCTCGTTGAGGTAGACCGCCTGGGCGCGAACCGGTGCCGCCTGCACCTTGTCCACCGTGCCCGCAGTCTAGATTGGGCGTTCGCCCTCTTCCACGATGGCCAGCAGGAGCGCGGGAGGCTCCCCACCCGCCTCGGCCAGGTTTGCCGCCTCGACCCGATTTTGGCAATCGCGTTCTGCCTTCCTGCACTACCTCGCCCAGTGGCCAGGAATATTATAGTATCGGCACTTGCCCTTCCGCTTCCCACCGGCGGCCTTTTGCCGCCGTCACTGCGCCCGCTGGGGcgcttgctgagggagtcctggattagggggtatcaggacagccggactatatacatcgtccggagtatagaagcgtgaagatacaagactcaagacttcggcccgtgtccggatgggactctcctttgcgtggaagacaagcttggcccgaacctgggtaaacattgtgtcccttgcttcctgttaccatcagcctaagacgcacagatcgggacaccctacccaagatccgccggttttgacaccgacattggtgctttcattgagagttcctctgtgtcgtcgcttcaaggcttggtggcgtcttc
This genomic window contains:
- the LOC123157667 gene encoding protein CUP-SHAPED COTYLEDON 1 — translated: MERYGSLGMRLDGGGGELPPGFRFHPTDEELITYYLLRKVVDCGFSGARAIAEIDLNKCEPWELPDKACKTTAEKEWYFYSLRDRKYPTGLRTNRATGAGYWKATGKDREIRSARNGALVGMKKTLVFYRGRAPKGQKTQWVMHEFRLEGVYAYHFLPNNTTRDEWVIAKIFVKPGAVPPSRKARYGLSSAGDTSCFSDSTSVSIGGGGGASASSAPRQQLPDTSSLLAAAHAAADGESSSYGATANNNAAGNCRELVPCFSTAHMDATLLGIGQYEPVTLAVEQPLAFFQGSRLVQAADNLSLPMFLPGGLQSGVSPLGMGGGTFQHWPPSGYDIKLEGSRAPPQMAVGPGQLDGAYGWGF